A genomic region of Christiangramia sp. OXR-203 contains the following coding sequences:
- a CDS encoding 3-hydroxyacyl-CoA dehydrogenase/enoyl-CoA hydratase family protein — MKRRINKVAVIGSGIMGSGIACHFANIGVEVLLLDIVPRELNEKEQKKGLSLDDKVVRNRIVNDALTASVKSKPSPIYHKDFVNRITTGNLEDDISKVSEVDWIIEVVVERLDIKKQVFENLEKHRKPGTLITSNTSGIPINFMTDGRSDDFKKHFCGTHFFNPPRYLRLFEIIPGKETSSEVLEFLKMYGEKFLGKNAVLAKDTPAFIGNRIGIFSIMSLFHTVKDMGMTIEEVDKLTGPVIGRQKSATFRTVDVVGLDTLVHVANGLHENVPNDEQHDLFALPDFIDTMMEKKWLGSKTGQGFYKKIKNKDGSSEIKSLDLDTMEYRDRKSASFATLEMTKSIDNVADRFEVLIKGKDKAGDFYRKNFSALFAYVSNRIPEISDGLYKIDDAMKAGFGWEHGPFQIWDAIGVEKGIEMMKAEGYEPAAWVSEMLENGSKSFYTVKDGNTYYYDIEDKKQTKVPGQDSFIILDNIRESKEVFKNSGVVVEDLGDGILNVEFRSKMNSIGGDVLDGLNKAIDIAEKDYQGLVVANDGKNFSVGANIGMIFMMAVEQEYEELNMAIKYFQDTMMRMRYSSIPTVAAPHGMTLGGGCELSLHADKVVAAAETYTGLVEFGVGVIPGGGGTKEMTLRASDTYEKDDVELNRLRENFLAIGMAKVSTSAYEAFDLNILQKGKDIVVINPDRQLAIAKKHALLMAENGYTMPIKRTDIKVLGKQALGAFMVGTDQMAAGKYISEHDHKIANKLAYVMAGGDLSSSQMVSEQYLLDLEREAFLSLTGERKTLERLQHMLKKGKPLRN; from the coding sequence ATGAAAAGAAGGATTAATAAAGTTGCAGTTATTGGGTCCGGTATAATGGGAAGTGGTATTGCATGTCACTTTGCAAATATTGGAGTGGAAGTACTTCTACTTGATATCGTTCCCCGTGAGCTCAATGAAAAAGAACAGAAAAAAGGCCTTAGCCTTGATGACAAGGTCGTTAGAAATAGGATCGTAAATGATGCTTTAACGGCTTCAGTAAAATCCAAACCATCTCCAATTTATCACAAGGACTTCGTTAACCGAATTACTACTGGAAATCTGGAAGATGATATTTCAAAAGTTTCTGAAGTGGACTGGATCATTGAGGTTGTAGTAGAACGACTGGACATTAAAAAACAGGTCTTTGAAAACCTGGAAAAGCACAGAAAACCAGGAACTCTTATTACTTCAAATACTTCAGGTATTCCTATCAATTTCATGACCGATGGAAGATCTGATGATTTTAAAAAGCATTTCTGTGGAACTCACTTCTTTAATCCACCAAGATATTTAAGATTATTTGAGATCATTCCAGGAAAAGAAACTTCTTCTGAAGTTCTGGAATTCCTAAAAATGTATGGTGAAAAATTCCTTGGGAAAAATGCTGTATTAGCGAAAGATACTCCTGCCTTTATTGGGAATAGAATTGGTATCTTCTCTATTATGAGCTTATTCCACACCGTAAAGGATATGGGAATGACCATTGAAGAGGTTGATAAGCTTACTGGTCCGGTGATAGGACGTCAGAAGTCGGCAACCTTTAGAACAGTAGACGTTGTTGGTTTAGATACTTTAGTACATGTTGCGAACGGACTTCATGAGAATGTTCCAAATGATGAGCAGCATGATCTCTTCGCTTTGCCAGACTTTATCGACACTATGATGGAGAAAAAGTGGCTGGGAAGCAAAACTGGTCAGGGTTTCTATAAAAAGATTAAAAATAAAGATGGTTCAAGTGAGATCAAATCTCTGGATCTTGATACCATGGAATATAGAGACCGTAAGAGTGCATCTTTCGCAACTCTTGAAATGACCAAGTCTATTGATAATGTAGCAGATCGTTTCGAAGTGTTGATCAAAGGAAAAGATAAAGCGGGAGATTTTTACAGAAAGAATTTCTCAGCACTATTCGCTTATGTGTCGAATCGTATTCCTGAAATTTCAGACGGGTTATACAAGATCGATGATGCCATGAAAGCTGGTTTTGGATGGGAACATGGACCATTCCAGATCTGGGACGCAATTGGTGTTGAAAAGGGTATTGAAATGATGAAAGCTGAAGGTTATGAACCTGCAGCCTGGGTAAGTGAAATGCTGGAAAATGGAAGTAAGAGCTTCTACACTGTAAAAGATGGTAATACCTACTATTATGACATTGAGGATAAGAAGCAAACTAAGGTTCCTGGTCAGGATTCATTTATAATTCTTGATAATATTCGAGAATCTAAAGAAGTTTTCAAGAACAGCGGAGTGGTAGTGGAAGATCTTGGCGACGGAATCCTTAATGTTGAATTCAGAAGTAAAATGAATTCTATTGGAGGTGATGTTCTTGACGGACTCAACAAAGCCATAGATATTGCTGAAAAAGATTATCAAGGTCTTGTAGTTGCGAATGATGGAAAGAACTTTTCTGTAGGAGCAAATATTGGGATGATTTTCATGATGGCTGTAGAGCAGGAATATGAAGAATTGAACATGGCGATCAAGTATTTTCAGGATACCATGATGAGAATGCGCTACTCCTCTATTCCAACAGTAGCTGCACCGCATGGAATGACGTTGGGTGGTGGTTGTGAACTTTCACTTCATGCCGATAAAGTTGTCGCTGCAGCAGAAACCTATACTGGACTTGTAGAATTTGGTGTTGGAGTAATACCTGGCGGTGGTGGAACCAAAGAGATGACACTGCGTGCTTCTGATACTTATGAGAAGGATGATGTCGAATTAAACCGACTAAGAGAAAACTTCTTGGCCATTGGAATGGCAAAAGTATCTACTTCAGCATATGAAGCATTTGATCTAAATATTCTTCAAAAGGGAAAAGATATAGTAGTGATCAATCCAGACAGACAATTGGCGATCGCCAAGAAACATGCGCTGTTAATGGCAGAAAACGGTTACACCATGCCTATCAAACGTACAGATATAAAGGTACTAGGGAAGCAGGCACTTGGAGCATTTATGGTTGGAACAGACCAGATGGCTGCAGGGAAATACATTAGCGAACATGATCACAAGATCGCAAACAAACTGGCATATGTTATGGCCGGTGGAGATTTATCATCCAGCCAGATGGTGAGCGAACAATATTTACTTGACCTTGAAAGAGAAGCATTCCTATCCTTAACCGGGGAGAGAAAAACGCTGGAACGCCTTCAGCATATGTTGAAAAAAGGAAAACCTTTAAGAAACTAA
- a CDS encoding MarR family winged helix-turn-helix transcriptional regulator has protein sequence MKEKTIDYVLRATWMAVSKMYNEEAGKAGSTMATGFALLSIDPEDGTPSTSLGPKMGMEATSLSRILKTMEEKGLIERKRNPHDGRSVLIYLTDFGKEMRDYSKRVVLRFDESVKENVSDKDLKTFIQVANTITGLISEKKIYTEEISVKQ, from the coding sequence ATGAAGGAGAAAACCATAGATTATGTTTTACGTGCCACCTGGATGGCGGTTTCTAAAATGTATAATGAAGAAGCAGGTAAGGCTGGAAGTACGATGGCTACAGGTTTTGCCTTATTGAGTATAGATCCGGAAGATGGAACCCCATCAACCTCTTTGGGTCCCAAAATGGGGATGGAAGCCACCAGCCTTTCGAGAATTTTGAAAACTATGGAAGAAAAAGGTTTAATAGAAAGAAAACGCAATCCACATGATGGACGTAGCGTTCTTATCTACTTGACAGATTTCGGAAAGGAAATGCGCGATTATTCTAAGAGAGTGGTTTTGAGGTTCGATGAGTCTGTAAAGGAAAATGTGAGCGATAAGGATCTTAAAACTTTTATACAGGTAGCAAATACGATCACTGGTCTTATTAGTGAAAAGAAAATATATACTGAAGAAATTAGTGTAAAACAATAA
- a CDS encoding RsmB/NOP family class I SAM-dependent RNA methyltransferase → MRLHRNLVFATIDALAEIFNDGKYADKVIEKTLKRDKRWGSRDRSFIAETTYDIVRWKRLYAEIAEVKEPFSREDLFRIFAVWCVLRGVKIPEWPQFDGTPVRRIKGKFDELSRTRKFRESVPDWLDELGVEELGEKIWTQELSALNTQAPVVLRANSLKTDPDKLAGTLLEEGIETNKVRNYPEALELKVRSNIFRTKAFQDGLFEVQDANSQRVAAFLDVQPGMRVVDTCAGAGGKTLHLAALMENKGQIIALDIYGNKLKELKRRAKRAGAHNVETRSIETTKVIKKLYNSADRVLIDAPCSGLGVLSRNPDAKWKLQPEFLEKINHTQAEVLQQYSKILKKGGKMVYATCSILPSENDKQVQKFLKTEEGKEFRLLREKKILSSESGYDGFYMALLEKQA, encoded by the coding sequence ATGCGCCTACACAGAAATCTCGTTTTTGCAACTATTGATGCTCTTGCTGAAATTTTCAACGATGGAAAATATGCCGACAAGGTAATTGAAAAGACGCTAAAGCGTGATAAAAGATGGGGATCAAGAGATCGCAGTTTCATTGCTGAAACCACTTACGATATTGTTCGTTGGAAAAGATTATATGCTGAAATTGCTGAAGTAAAAGAACCATTTTCCAGAGAAGACCTGTTTAGGATCTTTGCTGTCTGGTGTGTACTTAGAGGCGTTAAGATTCCGGAATGGCCACAATTCGATGGAACTCCGGTGCGACGAATTAAAGGGAAATTTGACGAACTAAGCAGAACTCGAAAATTCAGAGAATCTGTGCCAGACTGGCTGGACGAACTTGGTGTGGAAGAGTTAGGTGAAAAGATATGGACACAGGAATTGAGCGCTTTAAATACACAAGCTCCGGTAGTCCTGAGAGCCAATAGCCTAAAAACTGATCCTGATAAACTGGCTGGTACTCTACTGGAAGAAGGTATAGAAACCAATAAAGTAAGAAATTATCCTGAGGCACTGGAGCTAAAGGTGCGTTCTAACATTTTTAGAACTAAGGCCTTCCAGGATGGTCTTTTTGAAGTTCAGGATGCAAATTCACAGAGAGTGGCAGCGTTTCTTGACGTACAACCAGGAATGAGAGTTGTAGATACCTGCGCAGGCGCAGGTGGGAAAACCCTTCACTTGGCGGCACTTATGGAGAATAAAGGCCAGATCATTGCGCTGGATATTTATGGAAATAAGTTGAAAGAATTAAAACGACGTGCAAAACGAGCTGGCGCTCATAACGTGGAAACCAGAAGTATTGAGACCACGAAAGTGATTAAAAAATTATATAATTCGGCAGACAGGGTTCTAATCGATGCTCCATGTAGCGGACTTGGAGTTCTTAGTAGAAATCCAGATGCGAAATGGAAACTACAACCAGAGTTTCTGGAAAAGATCAACCATACTCAGGCTGAGGTCCTTCAGCAATATTCCAAGATCTTGAAAAAAGGTGGAAAAATGGTGTATGCAACCTGTTCCATACTACCTTCGGAAAATGATAAACAGGTTCAGAAGTTTCTAAAGACGGAAGAAGGGAAAGAATTCCGTTTGCTAAGAGAAAAGAAGATTCTATCCAGCGAAAGTGGCTATGATGGATTCTATATGGCGCTGCTGGAAAAACAGGCTTAG
- a CDS encoding WD40/YVTN/BNR-like repeat-containing protein: MKKLVLLLLVLTAGCKNDNKAEADDSVSTSKRETFTDVHIENILKDDSLSIRAIQVIGENLAFAANKGTYGLYNAATRTWKTNTQAYDSIYPEFRAIASTSNDFFMLGVGSPALLYKTGNDGQLELVYKEDDEKAFYDSMTFWNDTEGIAMGDPTDGCISIIITRDAGKSWEKLDCAQLPEAAEGEAAFAASNSNIAIYKDETWILTGGMKSRILYSSDKGNNWEIFDTPLTQGTATSGGYSVDFFNSEIGFIIGGDYTKSKENKRNKAITTDGGKTWNLVAEGQEPGYRSSVRFVPGGAGKELVAVGFEGINYSKDSGVTWSELSDEGFFTIRFINDSTAYAAGSGRVAKLRFK, from the coding sequence ATGAAAAAACTGGTACTTCTTCTATTAGTCCTTACTGCAGGTTGCAAAAATGATAATAAGGCGGAAGCTGATGATTCAGTTTCTACAAGTAAGCGTGAAACCTTTACTGACGTCCACATCGAAAATATACTTAAAGATGATTCATTGAGCATACGGGCTATCCAGGTGATAGGTGAGAATCTGGCCTTTGCAGCTAATAAGGGAACTTACGGTTTGTATAATGCAGCGACCAGAACCTGGAAGACGAATACTCAGGCTTACGATAGTATTTATCCTGAGTTTCGTGCTATTGCCAGCACATCGAACGACTTCTTTATGCTTGGGGTAGGAAGTCCGGCGCTTTTATACAAAACTGGTAATGATGGCCAGTTAGAACTGGTCTACAAAGAAGATGATGAGAAAGCGTTCTATGATTCCATGACTTTCTGGAATGATACAGAAGGAATTGCGATGGGCGATCCTACTGATGGCTGTATTTCCATTATAATCACGAGAGATGCGGGGAAAAGCTGGGAAAAACTTGACTGTGCACAGCTACCCGAGGCAGCCGAGGGTGAAGCAGCTTTTGCAGCCAGTAATTCAAATATTGCAATTTATAAGGATGAAACCTGGATTCTAACAGGCGGAATGAAATCGAGAATTTTATACTCTTCAGATAAAGGAAATAATTGGGAGATTTTTGATACCCCACTTACTCAGGGTACTGCCACATCAGGAGGGTATAGTGTAGATTTTTTTAATTCTGAAATTGGATTCATTATTGGTGGAGATTATACCAAGTCTAAAGAAAATAAAAGAAACAAAGCGATCACAACAGACGGTGGTAAAACCTGGAATTTAGTTGCAGAAGGGCAGGAGCCCGGCTATAGAAGTTCGGTTAGATTCGTTCCCGGTGGTGCTGGGAAAGAATTAGTTGCCGTAGGTTTTGAAGGCATCAATTATAGCAAGGATAGTGGAGTAACCTGGTCAGAATTGAGTGATGAAGGATTTTTCACGATTAGATTCATCAATGATTCTACTGCATATGCTGCTGGAAGTGGAAGAGTAGCTAAGCTTAGATTTAAATAA
- a CDS encoding AMP-dependent synthetase/ligase translates to MNDIKRLFDFPYYQLENHPLDVAFATKYDGKWETVSTQQYIDKANAISRGLLRLGVKPNDKIAVISTNNRTEWNIMDIGILQIGAQNVPIYPTISEEDYEYVLNHSGATYCFVSDEEILEKLNSIKATTSLLEVYSFDEITGCKNWKELLKSGEDKANQDEVDKLKKAVTEDDLATLIYTSGTTGRPKGVMLTHKNIVSDVLGSAPRVPFDTGTYVGLSFLPVCHIFERMILYLYQYYSVSVYFAESIEKISDNLKEVKPHVITAVPRLLEKVYDKIIAKGTALGGVKQKLFYWAVELGLEYEPYGQNGWWYETKLKLARKLIFSKWKEGLGGNIDLIVSGSAALQPRLARVFAAAEIPVMEGYGLTETSPVIAVNDERNGGFRIGTVGKVLDNVEVKIAEDGEILTKGPNVMKGYYKDEEKTREVINSEGFFHTGDIGEIDKDGFLKITDRKKEMFKTSGGKYVAPQLIENTMKQSRFIEQIMVVGDGEKMPAALIQPNYEFITEWAQRKNIDLGAGDPADISRNNLVRERIQEEVDFYNQKFGKWERVKTFELTPDPWTIEDEHLTPTMKLKRRNIRDRYQDLYEKLYGRF, encoded by the coding sequence ATGAACGACATTAAACGTCTATTTGACTTTCCTTACTATCAATTAGAAAATCATCCACTGGATGTTGCTTTTGCTACTAAATATGATGGAAAATGGGAAACTGTTTCGACTCAGCAATATATTGATAAGGCGAATGCAATTAGTCGGGGACTTCTTCGACTTGGCGTGAAACCGAATGATAAAATTGCAGTTATCTCCACTAATAATAGAACTGAGTGGAATATTATGGACATTGGAATACTTCAGATCGGAGCTCAAAATGTTCCAATCTACCCTACCATTTCCGAAGAAGATTATGAATATGTTTTGAATCATAGTGGAGCTACTTACTGCTTTGTTTCAGATGAAGAGATCCTTGAAAAATTAAACAGTATTAAAGCCACGACCAGCCTGCTGGAAGTTTATAGTTTTGACGAGATCACTGGCTGTAAGAATTGGAAAGAATTACTAAAATCTGGAGAGGATAAGGCTAACCAGGATGAAGTAGATAAGCTTAAGAAAGCAGTTACAGAAGATGATCTGGCTACATTAATATATACTTCCGGAACCACAGGAAGACCAAAAGGCGTCATGTTAACTCATAAGAATATCGTAAGTGACGTGCTAGGAAGTGCGCCTCGTGTTCCCTTCGATACCGGAACTTACGTAGGTTTAAGTTTCCTACCAGTTTGCCATATCTTTGAGCGAATGATCCTCTATCTATACCAGTATTATTCAGTATCGGTATATTTTGCTGAATCTATCGAAAAGATAAGTGATAACCTGAAAGAGGTAAAACCACATGTAATAACTGCCGTTCCGAGATTGCTGGAAAAAGTATATGATAAGATCATCGCTAAAGGAACTGCCCTTGGCGGTGTAAAACAAAAATTATTCTACTGGGCTGTAGAGCTTGGACTGGAATATGAGCCATATGGACAAAACGGCTGGTGGTACGAAACAAAATTAAAACTTGCCCGTAAACTAATATTTTCTAAGTGGAAAGAAGGTTTGGGTGGAAATATAGACCTGATCGTTTCTGGAAGTGCAGCATTGCAACCAAGACTCGCAAGAGTTTTCGCTGCTGCTGAAATTCCCGTAATGGAAGGTTATGGTCTAACAGAGACATCACCAGTAATCGCGGTGAATGACGAACGCAATGGAGGTTTCAGAATTGGTACTGTTGGAAAAGTGCTGGATAATGTAGAAGTCAAAATTGCTGAAGACGGAGAAATCCTGACTAAAGGGCCTAACGTTATGAAAGGTTATTATAAGGATGAAGAAAAAACCAGAGAAGTAATTAATTCTGAAGGTTTCTTCCATACGGGAGATATTGGAGAGATCGATAAAGATGGTTTCCTCAAGATCACAGATCGTAAGAAAGAGATGTTCAAAACATCTGGAGGGAAATATGTTGCACCGCAGCTTATCGAAAATACCATGAAGCAATCAAGATTTATTGAGCAGATCATGGTGGTTGGAGATGGAGAGAAAATGCCGGCAGCTTTGATCCAGCCTAATTACGAATTTATTACAGAATGGGCGCAGAGAAAGAATATCGATCTTGGCGCGGGTGATCCTGCAGACATATCACGTAACAATTTGGTGCGTGAACGCATACAGGAAGAAGTAGATTTCTACAATCAGAAATTCGGAAAATGGGAAAGAGTTAAGACATTTGAATTAACCCCAGATCCATGGACGATAGAAGATGAGCACCTTACTCCTACTATGAAGTTAAAACGACGTAATATTCGTGACCGGTACCAGGATCTTTATGAAAAACTCTACGGTAGATTCTAA
- the purL gene encoding phosphoribosylformylglycinamidine synthase, with translation MILFFGNQTTKVFAVETHSNLSAQSISKLNWLFGNTLQINKSALADFFVGPRAAMITPWSTNAVEITQNMGITGIIRIEEFLKVDEHFSDFDPMLSQKYKQLDQEIFDIHVEPKPIIEIDDIAAYNKQEGLALNAEEVKYLEDLSVKLDRKLTDSEVFGFSQVNSEHCRHKIFNGTFVIDGEEKPVSLFKLIRKTSEENPNEIVSAYKDNVAFINGPVVEQFAPKAPDVPEYYEIKNFESVISIKAETHNFPTTVEPFNGAATGSGGEIRDRLAGGKGSLPLAGTSVYMTSYSRLEEDRPWEKGMKKREWLYQTPMDILIKASNGASDFGNKFGQPLISGSVLTFEHMEHERSLGYDKVIMLAGGIGYGKKDQALKDIPQENDKIVVLGGENYRIGMGGAAVSSADTGAFSSGIELNAIQRSNPEMQKRAANAVRGMVESEHNPIVSIHDHGAGGHLNCLSELVEEKGGKIDLDSLPVGDPTLSAKEIIGNESQERMGLVIGEKDLDTLRRVADRERSPMFEVGNVTGDYKFTFEGMKSGDKPMDLALADMFGSSPRTIMEDRTVTRDYEKLSYQQEKIHEYLQQVLQLEAVACKDWLTNKVDRCVSGRVAKQQTAGPLQLPLNNCGVMALDYKGNEGVATSIGHSPISALIDPVAGSRNSIAEALSNIIWAPLEKGLKSISLSANWMWPCNNEGEDARLYEAVKGISDFAISLGINVPTGKDSLSMKQKYKDGDVLSPGTVIISAAGHCDNIKSVVEPVLKKNAGSIYYINLSGDDYKLGGSTFAQILNKVGDEAPTVKNDERFSKIFNAVQSMIKSDMIAAGHDVASGGLITTLLEMCFADIDLGANLDLSALGEKDIIKLFFNENCGIVFQAKDDTAETFMKELEIDYHKIGTATEGTALNIKVGDDAFHFHIPELRDTWYKTSFLLDERQSGIDKAIERFNNYKKQPLEFKFPEHFTGKLPEMDTKKPRIKAAIIREKGSNSEREMARAMYLAGFDVKDVHMTDLITGRETLEDIQFIAAVGGFSNSDVLGSAKGWAGAFLYNEKAKAALENFFRREDTLSLGVCNGCQLFIELGLINAEHEQKPKMLHNESQKFECNFTSVEIPQNNSVMLSTLSGSKLGIWAAHGEGKFSFPYEENRYNIVGKYSYEGYPANPNGSHYNAAALTDSSGRHLVMMPHMERSTFQWNWAHYPDGRKDEVSPWLEGFVNARKWLEK, from the coding sequence ATGATCCTTTTCTTCGGAAATCAAACTACCAAGGTTTTTGCGGTTGAAACGCACTCCAACCTTTCTGCACAGTCTATTTCAAAACTAAACTGGCTTTTTGGAAATACTCTTCAAATAAATAAATCTGCTCTGGCAGATTTTTTTGTTGGTCCACGTGCCGCAATGATCACTCCCTGGAGTACGAATGCTGTCGAGATCACTCAGAACATGGGAATTACCGGAATTATTAGAATCGAGGAATTTCTGAAAGTTGATGAACATTTTTCTGATTTTGATCCAATGTTATCTCAGAAATACAAGCAACTCGATCAGGAGATCTTTGATATTCATGTTGAGCCTAAGCCAATTATAGAGATAGATGATATCGCTGCCTATAATAAACAGGAAGGTTTAGCATTGAATGCTGAAGAAGTTAAATACCTGGAAGATCTTTCAGTAAAACTGGATCGAAAACTTACAGATTCTGAAGTTTTTGGTTTTTCCCAGGTGAACTCAGAACATTGCAGACACAAGATCTTTAATGGAACTTTTGTTATTGATGGCGAGGAAAAACCTGTATCTCTTTTTAAACTGATAAGAAAAACTTCCGAAGAGAACCCAAACGAGATCGTTTCAGCATATAAGGATAACGTCGCATTTATAAACGGACCTGTTGTTGAACAGTTCGCTCCCAAAGCTCCCGATGTTCCGGAATATTATGAAATAAAGAACTTCGAATCTGTTATTTCCATTAAAGCTGAAACTCATAATTTCCCTACGACCGTAGAACCATTTAATGGAGCAGCAACTGGTAGTGGTGGAGAAATTAGGGACAGGCTTGCTGGTGGTAAAGGTTCGCTTCCTTTGGCGGGAACTTCAGTCTATATGACCTCTTACTCCAGACTTGAGGAAGATCGACCATGGGAGAAAGGCATGAAAAAGCGTGAATGGTTGTACCAAACTCCAATGGACATCTTAATAAAAGCATCTAATGGTGCTTCAGATTTTGGTAACAAATTTGGTCAGCCCCTAATTTCAGGATCTGTACTTACCTTCGAACATATGGAACACGAACGTTCTCTGGGTTACGATAAAGTGATCATGCTTGCTGGTGGAATTGGCTACGGAAAAAAGGACCAGGCATTAAAGGATATTCCTCAGGAAAATGACAAGATCGTCGTTCTTGGTGGTGAAAACTATAGAATTGGAATGGGTGGCGCTGCTGTTTCCTCAGCAGATACTGGTGCATTTAGCAGTGGTATAGAACTAAATGCCATACAGCGTTCTAATCCGGAAATGCAGAAAAGAGCTGCTAATGCCGTTCGTGGAATGGTAGAAAGCGAGCACAATCCCATAGTTTCCATTCATGATCATGGCGCTGGTGGTCACTTGAACTGTTTAAGTGAGCTGGTAGAAGAAAAAGGTGGAAAGATAGATCTTGATAGTTTACCTGTTGGAGATCCAACCCTTTCTGCCAAGGAGATCATTGGTAATGAATCCCAGGAAAGGATGGGTCTGGTTATTGGCGAGAAAGACCTCGATACATTAAGACGAGTTGCAGATCGTGAGCGTTCTCCAATGTTTGAAGTTGGTAATGTGACCGGTGATTATAAATTTACCTTTGAAGGCATGAAATCTGGCGATAAACCAATGGATCTTGCTCTGGCAGATATGTTTGGAAGTTCACCCAGGACGATCATGGAAGACAGGACGGTTACTCGCGATTATGAAAAACTCAGTTATCAACAAGAAAAAATTCACGAGTATTTACAACAGGTCCTGCAACTAGAAGCGGTTGCCTGTAAAGATTGGCTTACTAATAAAGTGGATCGTTGTGTTTCGGGACGCGTTGCTAAACAGCAAACTGCAGGACCTTTACAGCTGCCATTAAACAATTGCGGAGTAATGGCTTTGGATTACAAAGGCAATGAAGGAGTTGCCACCTCAATTGGACACTCCCCTATTTCTGCATTAATCGATCCTGTAGCTGGCTCTCGTAATTCTATTGCAGAGGCGTTATCTAATATCATCTGGGCTCCTTTAGAAAAAGGACTTAAATCTATATCACTTTCCGCCAACTGGATGTGGCCCTGTAATAACGAAGGTGAAGATGCAAGACTTTATGAAGCGGTAAAAGGAATTTCAGATTTTGCTATTTCTCTGGGTATTAATGTCCCAACCGGAAAGGATTCGCTATCCATGAAACAGAAATACAAAGATGGTGATGTTCTCTCGCCAGGTACGGTGATTATTTCTGCTGCAGGACATTGTGATAATATTAAATCGGTTGTAGAACCGGTACTAAAAAAGAATGCAGGGAGCATTTATTATATCAATCTTTCCGGAGATGATTATAAACTGGGAGGATCCACTTTCGCGCAAATTCTGAATAAAGTTGGCGATGAAGCTCCTACCGTAAAGAATGATGAGCGTTTCAGCAAAATCTTTAATGCCGTACAATCCATGATCAAGAGCGATATGATCGCAGCGGGTCACGATGTTGCCTCAGGTGGATTGATCACAACCTTGCTTGAGATGTGTTTTGCAGATATTGATCTGGGTGCAAATCTTGACCTGAGTGCACTAGGCGAAAAAGATATTATCAAGTTGTTCTTTAATGAAAACTGCGGAATAGTATTCCAGGCTAAAGATGATACTGCGGAAACTTTTATGAAGGAACTTGAAATAGACTATCATAAGATTGGAACTGCGACTGAAGGTACAGCGCTAAATATCAAGGTTGGTGATGATGCTTTCCATTTTCATATTCCTGAATTAAGAGACACCTGGTACAAAACCAGTTTTCTTTTGGATGAGCGTCAAAGCGGGATCGATAAAGCAATTGAACGATTCAATAACTATAAGAAGCAACCACTGGAATTTAAATTTCCAGAACATTTTACCGGAAAGTTACCTGAAATGGATACTAAGAAACCGCGAATAAAGGCAGCGATCATTCGTGAAAAAGGTTCTAATTCTGAAAGGGAAATGGCCCGGGCTATGTACCTTGCTGGTTTTGATGTGAAAGATGTGCACATGACCGATCTGATCACCGGAAGAGAAACCCTTGAAGACATACAATTTATTGCAGCAGTTGGGGGATTCTCAAATTCAGATGTTCTTGGTAGTGCAAAAGGATGGGCTGGCGCATTCTTATATAATGAAAAAGCAAAGGCTGCACTGGAAAATTTCTTCCGTAGAGAAGATACACTAAGCCTTGGAGTTTGCAATGGATGTCAGCTGTTTATTGAGCTAGGACTTATTAATGCGGAACATGAGCAAAAACCGAAAATGCTGCATAATGAATCGCAGAAGTTTGAATGTAATTTTACTTCCGTAGAAATTCCACAAAACAATTCTGTTATGCTTTCCACATTATCGGGAAGTAAGCTAGGGATATGGGCCGCACATGGTGAAGGTAAATTCAGTTTCCCGTACGAGGAAAACCGCTATAACATCGTGGGTAAATATTCTTATGAAGGCTACCCGGCAAATCCAAATGGTTCACATTATAACGCTGCTGCACTTACAGATTCAAGCGGTAGACACCTGGTAATGATGCCACATATGGAGCGATCTACTTTCCAATGGAACTGGGCACATTATCCGGATGGCCGCAAAGATGAAGTGTCACCGTGGCTGGAAGGCTTTGTGAATGCCAGAAAATGGCTAGAGAAATAA